From one Candidatus Binataceae bacterium genomic stretch:
- a CDS encoding cold-shock protein, producing MANGTVKWFSPKKGYGFITMEDGQEVFVHYSAIDGNGFRSLEQGEKVQFEVAQGPKGLQASAVSRA from the coding sequence ATGGCTAACGGTACGGTTAAGTGGTTTAGCCCGAAAAAGGGCTACGGCTTCATCACGATGGAGGATGGGCAAGAAGTTTTCGTCCATTACAGCGCCATCGATGGCAACGGCTTCCGCTCCCTCGAACAGGGTGAGAAAGTCCAGTTCGAAGTCGCGCAAGGACCCAAGGGGCTGCAGGCCTCAGCTGTGAGTCGCGCCTAG